Proteins encoded together in one Thermodesulfovibrionales bacterium window:
- the lepB gene encoding signal peptidase I: MKRDKKAILWEYTKAIVTALLLALFIRAYFIQAFKIPSGSMIPTLLIGDHILVNKFIYGTPIPFSDKRVLVFRKPERGDIIVFKYPEDPSRDFIKRVIAVEGDMIESRNKIIYVNGKPASEPFIQHTDDSVRPGGIEPRDNFGPLIVPKNKFFMMGDNRDQSYDSRYWGYVDMKEIRGKALIIYWSWDSKKTFPRFERIGRLVR, from the coding sequence GTGAAAAGAGACAAGAAAGCGATTCTCTGGGAATACACAAAGGCCATTGTAACGGCCCTTCTCCTCGCCCTCTTCATCAGGGCATACTTCATCCAGGCGTTTAAGATCCCCTCAGGCTCCATGATCCCCACGCTCCTGATAGGAGACCATATCCTCGTCAATAAATTCATCTATGGGACACCTATCCCCTTTTCGGACAAGAGGGTCCTTGTCTTCAGGAAGCCGGAAAGAGGTGATATAATAGTGTTTAAATATCCGGAAGACCCGAGCAGGGATTTCATCAAACGGGTGATTGCCGTCGAGGGAGATATGATCGAATCGAGGAATAAGATCATCTATGTAAACGGAAAACCGGCGAGCGAGCCTTTTATCCAACATACCGACGATTCCGTCAGACCCGGGGGCATTGAGCCGAGAGACAATTTCGGTCCCCTTATCGTGCCCAAAAACAAATTCTTTATGATGGGAGACAACCGTGACCAGAGTTATGACAGCAGATATTGGGGATACGTTGATATGAAAGAGATCCGCGGAAAGGCACTCATCATCTACTGGTCCTGGGACAGCAAGAAGACCTTTCCGAGATTCGAAAGGATTGGGAGGCTGGTGCGATGA
- the ribE gene encoding riboflavin synthase: protein MFTGLISEMGDVISLMRKRSGASLTVKAVTLQQDAVIGDSISISGACLTVTNRRGDLLTFDLSEETLRSTNLGELKGGDKVNLEPSLRADGKLGGHFVTGHVDAVGKVLSKTVVGDTLKIVIGAPSDVTGLLVGKGSVAVDGISLTVVDVSEDTFSIVIIPHTAAVTTIGLKGIGETVNLEADIIGKYVARFLAGGRTKATGGDDKLMQSLTKAGYI, encoded by the coding sequence TTGTTTACCGGTCTCATTTCAGAGATGGGGGATGTCATATCGCTGATGCGGAAGCGGTCAGGTGCATCTCTTACGGTAAAGGCTGTAACCTTGCAGCAGGATGCCGTCATAGGCGACAGTATCTCCATAAGCGGAGCATGTCTCACGGTAACAAACCGTCGGGGCGATCTCCTCACCTTCGATCTTTCCGAAGAGACACTGAGGTCCACGAATCTCGGAGAGCTCAAGGGAGGAGATAAGGTCAATCTTGAACCATCGCTGAGGGCCGACGGAAAATTGGGCGGTCACTTTGTTACGGGTCATGTAGACGCCGTGGGAAAGGTCCTCTCGAAGACTGTTGTCGGCGACACGCTCAAGATTGTTATCGGTGCGCCTTCGGACGTAACGGGACTTCTCGTCGGTAAGGGATCGGTGGCGGTCGACGGAATAAGCCTTACTGTCGTCGACGTTTCCGAAGATACCTTTAGTATCGTCATTATCCCTCACACGGCAGCTGTCACGACCATCGGCTTGAAAGGCATAGGAGAGACGGTAAACCTTGAAGCCGATATCATCGGCAAATACGTTGCACGGTTTCTTGCCGGAGGCAGGACAAAGGCGACAGGGGGAGACGATAAGCTTATGCAGTCTCTGACGAAGGCAGGGTATATCTAA